The Plectropomus leopardus isolate mb chromosome 7, YSFRI_Pleo_2.0, whole genome shotgun sequence genome window below encodes:
- the rbfox1l gene encoding RNA binding protein fox-1 homolog 1-like, which translates to MLSSPTVILQPYGLPVYPQTTTCYPSIVQGGPTQEAGPGSGDPALPQVYAPPPSYPPPGQGPPTSAGRLPPLDFTSAHPSSEYPEHPQLRVYQGPQLDGADTLTSSNTEDVLAPVTSDPQSLSVSVSSGGGAGSGSDEEGSGKAQPKRLHVSNIPFRFRDPDLRQMFGQFGKILDVEIIFNERGSKGFGFVTFESAAEADRAREKLNGTIVEGRKIEVNNATARVVTKKPQTPLVNGEISTSGWKINPVMGAMYAPELYTVASFPYPVATPTLAYRGSALRGRGRAVYNTIRSAAATPAAVPTYPGVVYQDGLYGAEVYGGYPAAYRVAQSASAATATYSDGYGRVYATAADPYHHSVGPTTTYGVGTMASLYRGGYNRFTPY; encoded by the exons ATGCTCTCCTCACCCACTGTGATTCTCCAGCCGTATGGACTCCCTGTCTACCCACAGACAACCACATGCTACCCCAGCATAGTTCAG gGAGGCCCCACTCAGGAGGCCGGCCCCGGCAGCGGCGACCCCGCCCTGCCTCAGGTCTATGCCCCTCCTCCCTCCTACCCCCCTCCTGGTCAAGGTCCGCCAACATCTGCGGGCAGACTGCCACCTCTTGACTTCACCTCTGCACACCCGAGTTCAGAGTACCCCGAACATCCCCAACTCAGAGTGTATCAGGGCCCCCAGCTCGACGGGGCCGACACTCTGACATCCAGTAACACG GAGGATGTTTTGGcccctgtgacctctgacccccagTCTCTGAGCGTGTCCGTGTCATCAGGGGGCGGAGCAGGAAGCGGAAGTGACGAGGAGGGGTCAGGTAAGGCCCAACCGAAACGCCTCCACGTCTCCAACATCCCGTTCCGCTTCAGAGACCCAGACCTCCGCCAGATGTTTGGG caatttGGGAAGATCCTTGATGTAGAAATTATCTTCAATGAGAGGGGGTCCAAG GGATTTGGGTTTGTCACTTTCGAGAGTGCAGCTGAGGCCGACCGAGCACGAGAAAAGCTGAATGGGACGATTGTGGAGGGGAGAAAGATTGAG GTTAATAACGCCACTGCCAGAGTCGTTACCAAGAAGCCCCAGACGCCTCTTGTGAATGGTGAAATTTCAA CTTCTGGATGGAAGATCAACCCCGTCATGGGGGCGATGTACGCACCTGAACTCTACACAG TTGCCAGTTTCCCGTATCCCGTAGCAACTCCCACCTTGGCCTACCGGGGCTCTGCACTGCGTGGGCGGGGCCGAGCTGTGTACAACACAATCCGCTCTGCTGCAGCCACACCTGCTGCTGTACCCACCTACCCAGG GGTGGTGTATCAGGATGGACTGTACGGAGCAGAAGTTTAT ggCGGCTATCCTGCTGCTTATAGAGTGGCTCAGTCAGCGTCTGCTGCCACGGCAACCTACAGCGATGG ATACGGACGGGTGTACGCCACAGCTGCGGATCCCTACCACCACTCAGTTGGACCAACAACGACATATGGAGTTGGCACAATG GCCAGTTTGTACAGAGGAGGATATAACCGCTTCACCCCGTACTGA
- the rps9 gene encoding 40S ribosomal protein S9 translates to MPVARSWVCRKTYVTPRRPFEKSRLDQELKLIGEYGLRNKREVWRVKFTLAKIRKAARELLTLDEKDPKRLFEGNALLRRLVRIGVLDEGKMKLDYILGLKVEDFLERRLQTQVFKLGLAKSIHHARVLIRQRHIRVRKQVVNIPSFVVRLDSQKHIDFSLRSPYGGGRPGRVKRKNAKKGQGGAGGADDEEED, encoded by the exons ATGCCCGTTGCCAGGAGTTGGGTTTGTCGCAAGACATATGTCACCCCTCGCCGTCCCTTCGAGAAGTCCCGTCTCGACCAGGAGTTGAAACTCATTG GCGAGTATGGTCTGAGGAACAAGCGTGAGGTGTGGAGGGTCAAGTTCACCCTTGCCAAGATCCGTAAAGCTGCCAGAGAGCTGCTCACTCTGGACGAGAAAGACCCCAAACGTCTGTTTGAAG GTAATGCTTTGCTCAGGCGTCTGGTGAGGATCGGTGTGCTGGACGAGGGTAAGATGAAGCTCGATTACATCCTGGGTCTGAAGGTTGAAGATTTCTTGGAGAGGAGGCTGCAGACGCAGGTCTTCAAGCTTGGACTTGCCAAGAGCATCCACCACGCCCGTGTCCTTATCCGCCAGAGGCACATTCG TGTGCGCAAGCAGGTGGTGAACATCCCCTCCTTTGTGGTTCGCCTGGACAGCCAGAAGCACATCGACTTCTCTCTGAGGTCTCCATACGGCGGTGGACGCCCAGGCCGCGTCAAGAGAAAGAACGCCAAGAAGGGCCAGGGCGGAGCCGGAGGAGCTgacgatgaggaggaggatTAA
- the mboat7 gene encoding lysophospholipid acyltransferase 7 has protein sequence MSPDELVYLGILAASIPVGFLFRYLSPPVKQGAALLLGLSVAIATCHIHTLHSLVTVIGTWIIIKSGWRHAPALSLSWTFLYLLFFRLVTWFGLPQPTPFANAIQLLLTLKMVSLANEVHSFHMEKKKDVSSFAKSPVIGGLSQEPSIYDILSYSYCYAGIMTGPFFRFQTYIDWLRQPSPQALPGWVPCLQRLKLVPVYGALFLAVNSVFPLSYVRTEEFLDHNVFFRFFYMIAVFFVFRMRFYAAWCGAEAGCISAGLGCYPEKALSKPGGGPTVNYSPDPSTEEKYDFKTIQNIDCYNTDFCVKVRHGMRYWNMTVQWWLHHYIYPNAPFRAYALRAGWTMFISAYWHGLHAGYYLSFLTIPLCIAAESAMEASVRAKLGPFGQNVFDWIHWFLKMRAYDYMCMGFVLLKASDTINYWTSIYFIMHVIAVCCIVIGKVLKGGKREGRRGEKEEKREGEKVENVKTGEKTD, from the exons ATGTCTCCTGATGAGCTGGTGTACTTGGGAATCCTCGCAGCCTCCATCCCTGTCGGGTTCCTCTTCCGTTACCTCA GTCCTCCTGTGAAGCAGGGGGCAGCTCTTCTTCTGGGCCTTTCTGTCGCCATCGCCACCTGTCACATCCACACCCTCCACTCTCTGGTGACGGTGATAGGAACATGGATTATTATAAAGAGCGGCTGGCG GCATGCCCCAGCACTGAGCCTCAGCTGGACCTTCCTCTACCTCCTCTTCTTCCGTCTGGTCACATGGTTCGGTCTGCCACAGCCGACTCCTTTTGCTAATGCCATCCAACTACTCCTCACTCTCAAG ATGGTGAGTTTGGCGAATGAGGTGCACAGCTTCCACATGGAGAAGAAAAAGGACGTGAGCTCTTTTGCCAAGTCTCCCGTCATCGGTGGTCTGTCTCAGGAGCCCTCCATCTACGATATTCTGTCCTATAGCTATTGTTATGCCGGTATAATGACCG GTCCATTCTTTCGCTTCCAAACGTACATTGACTGGCTGAGGCAGCCGAGCCCGCAGGCCCTGCCCGGCTGGGTGCCATGCCTGCAGCGTCTGAAGCTGGTTCCTGTCTACGGCGCTCTGTTCCTTGCAGTCAACTCCGTCTTCCCACTGTCCTACGTTCGCACTGAGGAGTTCCTGGATCACAACGTTTTCTTTAG GTTTTTCTACATGATCGCTGTGTTTTTCGTGTTTCGGATGCGTTTTTACGCGGCGTGGTGCGGAGCTGAAGCTGGCTGTATCAGTGCAGGTCTGGGCTGTTATCCAGAAAAGGCGCTGTCCAAACCTGGAGGAGGACCCACCGTCAACTACAG tccaGATCCCTCCACTGAGGAGAAATATGACTTCAAAACCATCCAGAACATTGACTGCTACAACACCGACTTCTGTGTGAAGGTGCGCCACGGCATGCGTTACTGGAACATGACGGTGCAGTGGTGGCTGCATCACTACATTTACCCCAACGCCCCCTTCAGAGCCTACGCTCTCAG GGCCGGTTGGACCATGTTCATCAGCGCCTACTGGCATGGACTGCATGCCGGCTACTACCTCTCCTTCCTCACCATCCCACTGTGCATCGCCGCCGAGTCCGCCATGGAAGCCTCTGTCCGAGCTAAACTTGGTCCTTTTGGACAGAACGTCTTCGACTGGATCCACTGGTTCCTGAAGATGAGGGCCTACGACTACATGTGCATGGGCTTCGTGCTGCTGAAGGCCTCTGACACCATCAACTACTGGACGTCCATCTACTTCATCATGCACGTTATCGCCGTCTGCTGCATCGTAATCGGGAAGGTTCTGAAGGGAGGGAAACgagaaggaaggagaggagaaaaggaggagaaaagagagggagagaaggttgaaaatgtgaaaactggagaaaaaacagactga